The following proteins are co-located in the Amyelois transitella isolate CPQ chromosome W, ilAmyTran1.1, whole genome shotgun sequence genome:
- the LOC132904136 gene encoding uncharacterized protein LOC132904136, which produces MCMQLVIVYGRPLALINDPPFQAILHLAASSSPRSKEINIKSIKTMIPTVAYDIKLKIAAEVRNKLICIKVDSATCQDRRFLGINIQYIQNHQIFVRNLSVSEINERQTGDFLKEKVLEVLNDFLISKEQIYVCDTDNGSNMKKMTKLIEGNYCSEDLITSMDTTDDTLQSNIIIENESDDEESFDNENEIYEQSADNDDLGHVLFDELRRILRLSLDTDIISYWSNKSTTHLDITLVALTVLASPATQVSGERLFSSLKFILSPLRSNLSSILVQNILFIRWYKDLI; this is translated from the exons atgtgtatgcAATTGGTAATTGTATATGGGCGCCCCCTGGCTTTAATCAATGATCCACCGTTTCAAGCCATTTTGCACTTAGCAGCATCTTCCAGTCCTAGATCAAAagaaatcaatataaaatcgattaaaacAATGATTCCTACAGTTGCttatgatattaaattaaaaattgctgCTGAAGTTCGAAATAAACTTATATGCATCAAAGTGGACTCGGCAACTTGTCAAGATCGCCGATTTTTAGGCATTAACATTCAATATATACAAAACCATCAAATTTTCGTGAGAAATCTTTCAGTTTCAGAAATTAATGAAAGACAGACTggtgattttttaaaagaaaaagtgtTAGAAGTTTTAAATGATTTCTTAATTTCCAAAGAACAAATTTATGTGTGTGACACAGATAATGGATCCAACATGAAAAAGATGACTAAATTGATAGAAGGAAATTATTGTTCTGAGGATTTAATTACATCAATGGATACTACTGACGATACTTTACagtcaaatattattattgaaaatgagTCTGACGATGAGGAAAGTTTTGATAATGAGAATGAGATATATGAGCAATCAGCAGATAACGATGACTTGGGACACGTGCTGTTTG aTGAATTACGAAGAATTCTTAGGCTGTCTCTAGACACAGATATTATTTCATACTGGAGCAACAAATCTACCACTCATTTAGATATTACTCTTGTCGCTCTTACAGTTTTAGCATCTCCAGCTACACAGGTATCAGGtgaaagattattttcatCACTTAAGTTCATTCTAAGCCCTTTGAGAAGTAACTTAAGTTCTATCTTagtgcaaaatattttgtttattagatggtacaaagatttaatataa